The Anaerobaca lacustris genome contains a region encoding:
- a CDS encoding sugar-transfer associated ATP-grasp domain-containing protein, which translates to MFSYLRRIKTAFAYIRSQLKDPDALTYFPEAPRKAGWQIRLDFLRWMVRHREMNHFYYVYGLDRKGARQREYLANREFFTFRNSLNAPMDAAAQTGNHLLVLRDKFLFGQYLTSLGFPTPRTIALCDDGMVYWMDTHRWDSLESVCGSGREIDGFLKGLYGECGEAVSRIQVRQGRLLLNGREAGVEELRESMKGQYIIQERIAQHATLARLHPHSVNTIRLITIRTRQTTLPFSAGLRMGTRGNHRDNWATGGLFACVDLASGRLGEEAFYKPGFGGRARKHPDSGVIFADVTVPHFREAVDLAVSLHPLFHGVASIGWDIAIADEGPVFIEGNDNWEISLHQAHEGGLREAFHRCVMGYDSV; encoded by the coding sequence ATGTTTTCGTATCTCCGAAGGATAAAGACCGCCTTTGCGTACATCCGCAGTCAACTCAAAGACCCCGATGCGCTCACCTACTTCCCGGAGGCGCCGCGGAAAGCCGGATGGCAGATCCGCCTCGATTTTCTGAGATGGATGGTCAGGCATAGAGAGATGAATCACTTCTACTATGTGTATGGCCTGGATCGCAAAGGGGCCCGTCAGAGGGAGTATCTCGCCAATCGTGAGTTCTTCACGTTCCGCAATTCCCTCAATGCGCCGATGGACGCCGCCGCTCAGACCGGCAATCACCTGCTCGTTCTCAGAGACAAATTCCTCTTCGGCCAGTATCTGACGTCCCTGGGGTTCCCCACGCCCAGGACCATCGCCCTTTGCGATGACGGCATGGTCTACTGGATGGACACGCACCGGTGGGATTCTCTGGAGAGCGTGTGCGGGTCGGGTCGGGAGATCGACGGCTTCCTGAAAGGACTGTATGGGGAATGTGGGGAGGCGGTCTCGCGCATCCAGGTCCGTCAGGGAAGGCTCCTCCTGAACGGTCGCGAGGCGGGCGTGGAGGAGTTGAGGGAATCCATGAAGGGCCAGTACATCATCCAGGAACGGATCGCGCAACATGCGACGCTTGCGCGGCTGCATCCCCATTCGGTCAATACGATCCGTCTGATCACGATCCGTACGAGACAAACGACGCTCCCGTTTTCCGCTGGTTTGCGCATGGGTACGAGGGGAAACCACCGCGACAACTGGGCGACCGGTGGACTCTTCGCCTGCGTTGACCTCGCCTCGGGCAGGCTTGGCGAGGAGGCCTTCTACAAACCCGGGTTTGGCGGACGCGCCAGGAAGCACCCGGACTCGGGGGTGATCTTTGCCGATGTGACAGTGCCGCACTTCCGAGAGGCTGTGGATCTGGCCGTCTCTCTGCACCCTTTGTTCCACGGGGTCGCTTCGATCGGATGGGACATCGCCATTGCGGACGAAGGGCCCGTGTTCATCGAAGGGAACGACAACTGGGAGATCTCTCTCCATCAGGCGCATGAGGGAGGCCTCCGGGAAGCGTTTCACCGGTGTGTGATGGGGTACGACAGCGTTTGA